A section of the Bombus affinis isolate iyBomAffi1 unplaced genomic scaffold, iyBomAffi1.2 ctg00000497.1, whole genome shotgun sequence genome encodes:
- the LOC126928040 gene encoding neuropeptide CCHamide-1 receptor-like yields MAMNSNVTNLVQESVFVPYMHRPETYIVSGLFLIILIVGVFGNGMMMITLGADSTARNTSTVYMFSLALGDILVILTSVPLTSVIFTFDSWPWGQTVCKLSECVKDISVGVSVFTLTALSAERYYAVVNPLRRHVAGMKAVPLALLIACLIWVLAIVLSMPAALFSDVMDIDITTNSSIHICNPFPVELGASYRRGVVLFKFLAYYIIPLLIISVFYFQIVRHLQLSTRNMPCELSPMQRLEQIRSRRKVGKMVISIVLIFFICFLPYHIFMIWFHFFASTLNDYNKYWHIFRIIGFVMTFINSCVNPLVLYFASTTFRVRCQHSEYFVKNQEPFPSRVDLC; encoded by the exons aTGGCCATGAATTCGAATGTGACGAATTTGGTCCAGGAGAGTGTTTTCGTTCCATACATGCATCGCCCAGAAACGTACATTGTATCAGGATTATTCTTAATAATCCTGATAGTGGGTGTATTTGGAAATGGAATGATGATGATTACGTTGGGTGCGGATTCCACTGCAAGAAATACATCCACTGTCTACATGTTTTCGTTGGCTCTGGGCGATATTTTG GTGATCCTAACGAGTGTACCACTCACGTCTGTTATATTCACATTCGATTCATGGCCGTGGGGACAGACAGTTTGCAAATTATCGGAGTGCGTCAAGGATATTTCAGTCGGTGTCTCAGTTTTCACTCTGACCGCGTTATCAGCCGAGAG GTACTACGCGGTTGTAAATCCTCTTCGGCGCCATGTAGCCGGGATGAAAGCAGTACCATTGGCGCTACTAATAGCTTGCCTTATTTGGGTGCTGGCGATTGTTTTGTCGATGCCTGCTGCTCTCTTCTCTGACGTGATGGACATCGACATAACAACTAACTCCAGCATCCACATCTGTAACCCTTTCCCCGTGGAATTGG GGGCAAGCTATAGGAGAGGGGTGGTGCTGTTCAAGTTCCTGGCTTATTACATCATTCCTCTACTCATCATAtcagtattttattttcaaattgttcGACATCTTCAACTATCCACCAGAAATATGCCCTGCGAATTATCTCCAATGCAGCGGCTGGAGCAAATTCGATCACGCAGAAAG GTTGGAAAAATGGTGATCTCCATCGTCCTAATCTTCTTCATCTGCTTCCTGCCGTATCACATCTTTATGATTTGGTTTCACTTTTTCGCATCAACGCTGAATGACTACAATAAATATTGGCATATCTTCAGGATTATTGGTTTTGTCATGACCTTCATCAACAGCTGCGTCAATCCTTTGGTTCTATATTTTGCCAGCACAACATTTCGCGTGAG ATGTCAACACAgcgaatattttgttaaaaatcaaGAACCATTCCCAAGTAGAGTAGATCTATGTTGA